From a region of the Alnus glutinosa chromosome 1, dhAlnGlut1.1, whole genome shotgun sequence genome:
- the LOC133869406 gene encoding pentatricopeptide repeat-containing protein At1g26460, mitochondrial — protein sequence MMASQMAILTRTRTLIKSTAISNFNPFFKTITTSTFLSQEPQLADPNPPSPSTPLPPNPASGSPLYNENWRSPIPNASLTQSLVPLGFLNQPQSSRIQALSQTLDVQSLMNVFADWMTSQRWDEMKQLFEYWIRSLDKAGKPNKPDVNLYNHYLTANLMTNASAAELLDLVAQMEDYAVLPNTASFNLVLKAMYKAKEIVAATKLLERMLQTGKESLPDNESYELVVGMLFLTDEIDAALKYLDLALKSGYMLSTNVFTECVQSCVNKGRLDTLLSIIERCKTMDQNKALCPSWNLCYYIAEIAMQEDNSKLAYYALEFMAKWIARGEQARPSVMLSVDEGLVISALGTAGRTYNSSLLDASWAILRRSLRQKKAPNPESYLGKIHALASLGNLQRAFGSLNEFESTYGNSDKEAEQEMFSPFTSLYPLAVACSKKGFETLDSVYFQLENLSRADPPYKSVAALNCVILGCANIWDLDRAYQTFEAIGSTFGLTPDIHSYNALMYAFGRLKKTFEALRVFEHLVSLGVKPNAMSYSLLIDAHLINRDPKAALSVIDEMVTAGFVPSKETLKKVRRRCIREMDYESDDRVDSLAKKFQFRMGTESRRDMLFNIRYNTDFAR from the exons ATGATGGCTTCTCAAATGGCGATCCTCACTCGCACCAGAACACTAATCAAATCCACCGCCATTTCCAACTTCAATCCCTTCTTCAAGACCATCACCACCTCCACATTCCTCTCCCAGGAGCCCCAACTCGCGGACCCAAATCCGCCCTCGCCCTCCACCCCGCTGCCTCCCAACCCGGCCTCCGGCAGCCCTCTCTACAATGAGAACTGGCGGAGCCCCATCCCCAACGCGTCCCTCACTCAGTCCCTCGTCCCCCTAGGTTTCCTCAACCAGCCCCAGAGCTCTCGCATCCAGGCCCTCTCCCAAACCCTAGACGTCCAGAGCTTGATGAATGTATTTGCCGATTGGATGACCTCGCAGCGCTGGGACGAGATGAAGCAGCTCTTCGAGTACTGGATTCGGTCGCTGGACAAGGCCGGCAAACCCAACAAGCCTGATGTGAACCTCTACAACCATTACCTGACGGCCAACTTGATGACCAACGCCTCGGCCGCCGAATTGCTCGACCTCGTGGCCCAAATGGAGGACTACGCGGTCCTCCCCAACACGGCGTCCTTCAACTTGGTCCTCAAGGCCATGTACAAGGCCAAGGAGATCGTCGCCGCCACCAAATTGCTCGAACG GATGCTGCAGACAGGGAAAGAATCTCTGCCTGATAATGAGTCATATGAGTTGGTCGTTGGCATGCTGTTTTTGACGGATGAGATTGATGCTGCCTTGAAATATTTAGATTTGGCTTTAAAATCTGGTTATATGCTGTCAACGAACGTGTTTACTGAATGTGTGCAGAGCTGTGTTAATAAGGGCAGGCTGGATACATTGTTGTCAATTATTGAGAGGTGCAAG ACAATGGATCAGAACAAAGCTCTTTGTCCTTCCTGGAACTTGTGCTACTATATTGCAGAAATTGCAATGCAAGAAGATAATAGCAAGTTAGCATACTATGCACTGGAGTTTATGGCCAAATGGATTGCTCGTGGCGAGCAAGCAAGGCCATCTGTTATGCTTTCTGTAGATGAAGGATTAGTTATATCGGCGCTTGGAACTGCTGGTAGAACCTACAACTCTTCTCTTCTGGATGCATCATGGGCAATCCTACGACGCTCTTTGCGTCAAAAGAAAGCCCCTAACCCAGAATCTTACCTTGGAAAGATACACGCCCTTGCTTCATTGGGCAATCTGCAGAGGGCTTTTGGTAGTCTAAATGAATTTGAGTCAACTTACGGTAATTCAGATAAAGAAGCAGAACAAGAAATGTTCTCTCCCTTTACCTCTTTATATCCATTGGCCGTGGCATGCTCCAAAAAGGGTTTTGAGACTTTGGACTCA GTATATTTTCAACTGGAGAATTTAAGCCGTGCAGATCCTCCTTACAAGTCTGTTGCTGCTCTAAATTGCGTAATTTTAGGTTGTGCAAATATATGGGACCTTGATCGTGCCTACCAAACTTTTGAGGCAATTGGTTCCACTTTTGGATTGACCCCTGATATTCATTCATACAATGCTCTGATGTACGCATTTGGGAGGCTTAAGAAG ACATTTGAAGCTTTGAGGGTGTTTGAGCACTTAGTAAGTTTGGGTGTTAAACCAAATGCAATGTCATATTCATTGCTTATTGACGCTCATCTCATCAACCGAGATCCAAAAGCTGCACTCTCTGTGATTGACGAGATG GTAACTGCTGGATTTGTACCGTCAAAAGAAACACTTAAAAAGGTCAGAAGGCGTTGTATTCGTGAGATGGACTATGAGAGTGATGACCGGGTGGATTCCCTGGCTAAAAAGTTCCAGTTTCGAATGGGTACAGAGAGTCGCAGGGACATGCTGTTTAATATTCGTTACAACACCGATTTTGCCAGATAG